The Emcibacter nanhaiensis DNA window AGCCGCCGCAGATGCCGAGTACTCGGCCGCCGTGGCGCAGATGTACCTCGATATCCCGGTCCCAGCCCTGGCTGCGCAGGAATTCCAGATCGGCGATGGTGGATTTGGTTCCGGGCAGGATGATGACGTCGGTGGTGCGCGGCAGGGGGCGGCCTGGCGGAATAAACTCCAGCAGGACATCAACTTCCGCCTTCAGGGGATCAAAGTCGTCAAAATTGGAAATCCGGCTCAGCATCGGCACCGCGATATGAATCTGTTTCCGGTTCCGGCCTGTTTGTTGTTCCAGCACGACCGCGTCCTCGGCCGGAAGCTTTGCCGCATCGAGCCAGAAGGGCAGGGTGCCGAAGCCGCGCCAGCCGGTGCGTTCCTCGATGATCCGGTAGCCGTCGTCAAACAGGCTGAGATCGCCGCGGAATTTGTTGATCAGGAAACCGGAGACCAGTTCCCGGTCCTCCGGCTCCAAGAGTTCAGAGGTGCCGACCAGGCTGGCGATAACGCCGCCGCGGTCAATGTCGCCGATCAGGATCACCGGGCAGTTCGCTTCCCGGGCGAAGCCCATATTGGCGATATCGCCCGCCCGCAGGTTGACTTCGGCGGGACTGCCGGCTCCTTCGACCAGCACCAGGTCACACTCTGCCTGCAGGTGCCGATAGCTGTCCATCACCGCCGCCAGCAGGTCCCGTTTCAGGGTCTGGTAATCCGTTGCCCCGGCGGTGCCATATACCCTGCCCTGCACCACGATCTGGGCGCCGATGTCGCTTTGTGGTTTGAGCAGCACCGGGTTCATATGCACCGTCGGCTCCACTCGGGCAGCCCGGGCCTGCAGCCACTGGGCCCGGCCGATTTCACCGCCGTCTTTTGTTACCGCCGCATTATTGGACATGTTCTGCGGTTTGAACGGGCGGACCATGAGCCCCCGGTTGCTGAACAGGCGGCACAGGCCGGCGACCAGCAGGGATTTGCCGACATCCGAGCCGGTGCCCTGCAGCATCAATGATTTGGAAACAGCGTTATTCCTCGATTTCAATGGTAAATCCGGTCAATTGTTATAATCTTGCTTCTAAGAAGCTTTATTATTTTAGAACAAGCATACATACTGGTGTCATTAACTATAAATATCGTCTTTGTAACCGTTCGCGAAGAGACTGAATACAGGAGATCTGCACATGAGAAAATTACTACTGTCCCTGATCGGGGTATTTTTCGTCACTTTTCCGGCTGCCGCTCTGGCTGACGGCGCCCCGTCCGGCACCTATATCCTGGAAAAGAAGCACGCCTATCTGCAGTTCTCCTATAATCATATGGGGGCGTCCCATCCGATTGTCCTGTTCCGCAAGTTTGATGCGACCCTGCACTATAAAGCCGATGATCCTGAAAAAAGTAAAGTCAAGGTGACCATCGATCCGAACAGCATTGATACCGGCATGGACATGTTTGACAAGGAACTGGCTGAAAAGCCTGATTTCCTGGATGCCGGCAATTACCCGGAGATTACTTTTGTCGCCACCAATCTGGAGCAGACCGGCGACGGCAAAGGCAGGATGACCGGCGACCTGACCATTAAGGGCGTGACCAAGCCGGTAACCCTGGATGTCACCCTGAACAAGTCCGGCACCCATCCCATGTCCGGTCAGGCCCAGCTGGGCTTTTCCGCTACCGGTACTTTTAAAAGGTCCGATTTCGGCATCGGCTATGCGGTGCCGATGGTTAGTGACGAGCTTACCGTGACCATTGAAGTGGAATTCATGCCGTCAGCCTGAGGGTAATGCCTAAAATGAGGGAGCGCTACAGCACCGTCGCCATTCTGCTGCACTGGCTGATTGCCGTGATGATCATCGGCATGGTCGTTATGGGGATCTATATGACCGGCCTGCCGGATGCGCGGATGAGCGAGAAGTTCGAACTCTACCAGCTGCACAAATCCTTCGGCATTACGGTGCTGCTGCTGTCCCTGATCCGGCTTGGCTGGCGCCTCACCCACAGGGCGCCGCCCCTGCCGGCGGAGATGCCCGGATGGGAGCAATGGGCCGCCCGCCTGACCCATGTGGCGTTCTACCTGCTGATGATCGGTATTCCCTTGAGCGGCTGGGCCATGGTCTCGGCCTCGCCCTGGAACCTGCCGACGGTGTTGTTCGGCACCATTGACTGGCCGCACCTGCCGTATTTTTCCACGGTAGCCGACAAGCCGGCGACGGAAGGGATGCTCAAGGACCTGCATGAAGCGCTGGCGTTCGGCACCGTGGCGTTGCTGCTGTTGCATGTGGCGGCGGCACTGAAACATCATTTCATAGAGGGCGATGATGTGCTCGCCCGTATGCTGCCGCTGATCGGAAAAAGGGAAAAAGAATGACACGGATTTTTGCTTTACTTGGTCTTTTGCTGCTGTTCCCCCAGGCAGGCCTGTCTGCAGACTGGGCGGTGGATCCGGCAAAAAGCCGGCTTGGTTTTTCCAGCATTCAGACCGGCCAGCCGTTCGAGGGGGTTTTCAAAAACTGGTCTGCGAAAATATCTCTCGACCCTGACGATCTGTCCGCGGCGTCGATCCGGGTGGAGATTGACATGGCCTCGGTGGATACTTCCGACATGCAGCGCGACAGTGTCCTGCCAGAGGTCGAATGGTTTGATGTGGCCCACTTTCCAAAAGCGGTATTTGAATCAAAAAATGTGAGGCTCATCGAAGGGAACAAGTATGAGGCCGAGGGCACCCTGACCATCCGCGGCATCGGCAAGAAGGTCCTTCTGCCCTTTACCCTGGAGATTGACGGCGCTGTGGCACAGGCTGCCGGTGGCCTTACCCTGGTGCGCACCGACTTTGGCGTCGGCCAGAACATGTGGGCCAGCGGCCAGTGGATCGGGCTGGAGGTCAAGGTCACCTTTGAAATCCGGGCAAGCACCGGAGAATAATGATTTTGACCTTGTCCTGAGGCGGGCTCAGGGGCTAGTCTCTGGCCAGACTGCGAATTTCAGGAGGTCCCAGCCACATGTCCGCCAATCTTTATGACATCATGCAAGATCATTTTCGGGACAAGCTGGATCGTCCGGCCATCGTGACGCCGGAGGGCGGGCTCTGGACCTATGGCGACCTGGATAACCTGAGTGCGCGCTTTGCCGGATTGCTGCGCCGCTATGGCGTCACCCCCGGGGCCCGCGTGGTGGTGCAGGTGGATAAGTCGGTGGGGGCGGTGGCGCTTTACCTGGGCGCGCTCCGGGCCGGGGCGATCTTTATCCCGCTCAACACCGCCTATACTGAAGACGAAGTGGATTATTTTTTACGTGACGCCCGACCGCAGATCTTTGTCTGCCGTCCGGAAGGGGAAGAACAGGGTGAACGTTTGGCCGCCGGGGCCGGGGTGCCGTTCCTGAAACTGATGGATACCTCGCCGGATGAGTGTTTCTGGGCTGAGGCGCTGGAGAGTGACCCCGATCCGGAGGTTGAGGATTATGAAGCGGATGACCTGGCGGCGATCCTCTATACCTCAGGTACCACCGGCAAGCCCAAGGGCGCCATGCTGAGCCATGGCAATCTGTCCAGCAATGCCCTTACTCTTTTGAAGTATTGGGCGTTCGAAGATGGCGATGTGTTGCTGCACGCCCTGCCGGTGTTCCATGTGCATGGCCTGTTCGTTGCGCTGAACACCGCCTTTCTCAATGCCTCAAAAGTAATCTTTTTGGAAAAATACGACGTCGCGCTGATCCGTAAATATCTGCCGGACAGCACAGTGATGATGGGAGTGCCTACCTTCTATACCCGGCTGCTGGCACAGGAAGATTTCGGCAAGGAGGACTGCGTCAACATGCGCTTGTTCATTTCCGGCTCGGCGCCGATGACCGCCCAAGTGCACCGGGAGTTCGAGGCCCGCACCGGCATGAGGATTCTGGAACGCTACGGCATGACCGAAGCCGGCATGATTACCTCCAACCCCTATCACGGCGAGCGCATTGCGGGCACTGTCGGCTTTGCCCTGCCCGGGGTCGAGGTGCGGATCGCCGATCCCGACGGGAACATCCTGGCGGCCGGGGAGACCGGTGTTGTCGAAGCCCGGGGCCCGAATATTTTTGAAGGCTACTGGCAGATGCCGGAAAAAACCGCTGAGGAATTCCGCGACGACGGCTTCTTCATCACCGGCGATGTGGGCAGCCTGGATGAAGAAGGGCGTCTGACCCTGGAAGGCCGGGCCAAGGACCTGATCATTTCCGGCGGCCTCAATATTTATCCGAAGGAGATCGAGGCCTGTCTCGATGCCATTGACGGGGTGAAGGAAACAGCGGTGATTGCCATTCCCGATGCGGATTTCGGCGAGGCGGTGGCGGCCGTGGTGGTGCCGGAACGCCAGGGCAGTATCAATGAGGAAAAACTGCGCGCGGTGGTCGGGGAGAAGCTGGCCCGGTTCAAGCATCCGAAGATTTATCACTTCGTCGACGAACTGCCGCGCAACACCATGGGCAAGGTGCAGAAAAACCTGCTCAGGCAGTTTTATGCCCCGGATGACCAGGCCTAGGCAGTTTTGGGGCTGTCCCTGAGTGACTGCTTGAGGAATTCCATCAGCAGGGAGACCCGGCGCGGCACATATTGCTGGGACGGATACATGGCCCACATGGTGACATTGTCCAGGGAATAATCCTCGAGCAACGGCACCAGAGTATCCGTGGTGGCATAATCCAGGTAAAATTCCGGGACCTGCAAAATACCGAGGCCGGCTTCGGCGGCCTTGATCAGGGCCCGGCCGTTATTTGATTTCCAGTTACCGCGCACCACCACTTCGCGGATGTCCTCGCCGGAGCGGAACCGCCAGTAAGGCAGGGTGCCGACCAGGCAGTTGTGATTCTCCAGTTCGTCCGGCAATTGCGGTACACCGTGCCGGTCCAGATAGGAGCGGCTTGCGGCGGTCACCAGGCGATAGCTGTAAAGCTTGTCGGCGGAAAAATGCTCGCGGTCCGGCAGACCGGTGCGAATGGCCAGATCAAAATGTTCTTCCTGGATGTCCACCAGCCGGTTGGTGAAGCTCACTTCCATGGTGACTTCCGGATAGAGGGTCAGGAAGTCGGCCAGCACCGGGGCCAGGAACTCCTCGCCGAAGGCGCCGGCGGCGGTGAGCCGGATCTGACCGCGCGGGGTGGTCAGTTCCTCGCCCAGGACATTGCGGGCTTCCTCCAGATTTTGCAGGATTTTCTGGCAGCGCATGAAGAAATCCACGCCCTGGTTGGTCAGGGTTTGCTTGCGGGTGGTGCGGTGCAGGAGTTGCACCCCAAGACTTTTTTCCAGTGCCCTGACCTGCTTGGACACATGGGATTTGGACACATCAAGCGCTTTGGCGGCGGCGGAAAAGGAGCCCTTCTCCACCACATTGACAAACTCGATAATGCCGGTCCAGCGATAGTCCATGATTTTCCAATTGTTTCTGAATAGAAACACTTTGTTGATTTATAAATAAATTGTGAGCCCTATGAAATCAATGTAATTTGTCGGCGATAGCAATAAACGTAATTCATTTCTAGGAGACTGATGTCATGGAAACCCGTGCTGCCGTGGCCTTCAAGGCCGGTGAACCCCTGTCAATCGAAACTGTTCAGCTGGATGGCCCGCGCAAGGGCGAAGTGCTGGTGGAACTGAAGGCGACCGGTATCTGTCATACCGATGCCTTTACCCTGTCCGGGGATGATCCGGAAGGCGCCTTCCCGGCGATCCTGGGCCATGAAGGGGCCGGCGTGGTGGTTGAAGTGGGCGAGGGCGTGACCTCCCTGGAAGTGGGCGATCATGTGATTCCGCTCTACACCCCGGAATGCCGCGAGTGTGACTATTGCCTGCATCCCAAAACCAACCTCTGTCAGTCAATCCGCGAGACCCAGGGCAAGGGCGTGATGCCGGACGGCACCAGCCGTTTCTCCCTCAATGGCGAGCCGATCCTGCACTACATGGGCTGTTCCACTTTCTCCAACTATACGGTACTGCCGGAAATTGCCCTGGCGAAAATCCGCAAGGATGCGCCATTTGACAAGGTCTGCTACATCGGTTGCGGTGTGACCACCGGCGTTGGCGCCGTGGTCTATGACGCCAAGGTGGAGCCGGGCTCCAATGTGGTGGTGTTCGGCCTCGGCGGCATCGGCCTCAATGTGATTCAGGGCGCGCGCATGGTCGGCGCCAACAAGATCGTCGGCATCGACCTCAACGAAGGCAAGGTGGAAATGGCGAAGAAATTCGGCATGACCGACTTCATCAACCCGAGCAAATGCGACAATGTGATCGAGGCCATCCTTGATCTCACCAATGGCGGCGCCGATTACAGCTTTGAATGTATCGGCAATGTCAACACCATGCGCCAGGCGCTGGAATGCTGCCACAAGGGCTGGGGGGAAAGCGTCATCATCGGTGTCGCCGGCGCCGGCCAGGAAATTTCCACCCGTCCGTTCCAGCTGGTCACCGGGCGCGTGTGGCGCGGCTCTGCCTTTGGCGGCGCCCGCGGCCGCACCGACGTGCCGAAGATTGTCGACTGGTATATGAACGGCAAGATCAACATCGACGACCTGATCACCCACACCATGCCGCTGGAAGATATCAACAAGGCCTTTGACCTGATGCATCACGGTGAAAGCATCCGTAGCGTCGTGCTCTACTAAAGGGGACGCACTATGTCTGATCTGATTGTCGGAGAACATCGCTGTTTCGACGGCCGTTTGCTGTACTGCGAGCACCAATCGGCCGTCACCAATTGCCGCATGCGCTTTTCCCTGTACCTGCCGCCGGCAGCGGCACAGGGGCCGGTGCCGCTGGTCACCTGGCTCAGCGGCCTGACCTGCACCGAGGAGAATTTCACCGCCAAGGCCGGCGCCTATAAGAAGGCGTCGGAACTTGGGCTGGCCATCCTGGCCCCCGACACCTCGCCGCGCGGCGAGGGCGTGGCCGATGATGAAGGCTATGACATGGGCCAGGGGGCCGGCTTCTATGTGGACAGCACCGAGGCGCCCTGGAAGCCCCATTTCCAGATGTACAGCTATATCACCCGGGAACTCCGTGAACTGGTGTTGCAGGAATTTCCGGTTGATTCCCATAAATTGGGAATTTTTGGCCACAGTATGGGCGGTCACGGGGCGCTGACCATCTACCTGAAAAATCAGGACATTTATAAATCCGTCTCTGCCTTTGCGCCGATCGTGTCCCCCATGAATTGCCCGTGGGGACACAAGGCGCTCGGCGGTTATATCGGCGAAGATCGGGAAGGCTGGCGACAATATGATTCCTGTGAACTCATACAGGCGCTTGGAGAGGGTTTACATCGATCTAAAATTCTAGTAGATCAGGGGTTGGCGGATGCGTTCCTGGAGGAGCAATTGAAGCCGGAATTGTTTGAGAAGGCTTGTGCAAAGGTGGGGCAGAAGTTGACCTTGCGTCGTCATGAGGGGTATGATCATGGATATTTCTTTATCCAGACCTTTATGGATGATCATCTGGCGCATCATGCAGCATTGCTCGGGTAACCATGTAAATGAAAAATGCCCCGGGTCTTCTGAGCGGGGCATTTTGTTTTTATTGCAGATTTGGCGCTTAAAACCATTTTCATAATGATATTTTGTGCTATGTTGCATGCAATTATTGGGCGTTCAGGTCTTAAAAACTGCGCCAAGTTACGGTATTATAGACATAATTTATATCAATTATAAATAGCGTTTATACCATATTGCATGCAATTACGGGAGTGGATGGGTAATGCAAAAAATATGGGATCCGCAGAGAGCGGGCCAAATTATTGAAGACTATGCCGAGGTGAAAGGCGGCCTGATTGAGGCATTGCATGCACTCCAGGCTGAGTTCGGCTATATCGACGAAGCTGTTTACGCGTCTCTGGCCAGGGGATTCAACATTTCCCGCGCCGAGGTTTACGGAGTCGTCAGCTTTTACCATGACTTCCATAACCATCCGACCGGCAAGCGGGTCCTGAAAATCTGCCAGGCGGAAGCCTGCCAGGCCAGAGGCTCCCGCCAGCTCACCAAGGAAATCCGCGAGCTGCTCGGGATTGATTTCGGAGAAACCACCAGGGACGGCGAAGTGACCCTGGAACCGGTCTATTGCCTTGGTAATTGTGCGGTCAGCCCCAATGCCATGCTGGATAACCGGGTTTACGGGCGGGTGACAAGCGAACGTCTGAAAACACTGCTGAAGGAGACTCAGCTGTGAGTGACGTGACAAAGATTTATATCCCCCTCGAAACAACCGCCCTGTCCCTCGGCGCCGACGAGGTGGCCAAGGCCGTCTTTGATGAATCCACCGACCGGGACATCGAACTTGAAATGATTCGTAACGGCAGCCGGGGCCTGAGCTGGCTCGAGCCGCTGATCGAAGTGGAAACCGACAAGGGGCGCGTGGCCTATGGGCCGGTGACGCCGGAACAGGTCAAAGGCCTGTTCGAGGCCGGCTTCCTCGACGGTGGCGATCACGCCCTGCGCCTGGGCTTGACCGAGGAAATCCCCTATCTCAAGAAGCAGGAGCGGCTGACCTTCGCCCGGGTGGGACTGATCGATCCCCTCAATCTGGAGGATTACCGGGCCAACGGCGGCCTCGCCGGTCTGGAAAAGGCGCTTGCCATGGCACCCGCGGATATCGTCAGGGAAGTGACCGACTCCGGCCTGCGCGGCCGTGGCGGCGCGGCCTTCCC harbors:
- a CDS encoding YceI family protein codes for the protein MRKLLLSLIGVFFVTFPAAALADGAPSGTYILEKKHAYLQFSYNHMGASHPIVLFRKFDATLHYKADDPEKSKVKVTIDPNSIDTGMDMFDKELAEKPDFLDAGNYPEITFVATNLEQTGDGKGRMTGDLTIKGVTKPVTLDVTLNKSGTHPMSGQAQLGFSATGTFKRSDFGIGYAVPMVSDELTVTIEVEFMPSA
- a CDS encoding cobyric acid synthase; the protein is MLQGTGSDVGKSLLVAGLCRLFSNRGLMVRPFKPQNMSNNAAVTKDGGEIGRAQWLQARAARVEPTVHMNPVLLKPQSDIGAQIVVQGRVYGTAGATDYQTLKRDLLAAVMDSYRHLQAECDLVLVEGAGSPAEVNLRAGDIANMGFAREANCPVILIGDIDRGGVIASLVGTSELLEPEDRELVSGFLINKFRGDLSLFDDGYRIIEERTGWRGFGTLPFWLDAAKLPAEDAVVLEQQTGRNRKQIHIAVPMLSRISNFDDFDPLKAEVDVLLEFIPPGRPLPRTTDVIILPGTKSTIADLEFLRSQGWDRDIEVHLRHGGRVLGICGGYQMLGQELSDPDGIEGQAPTARGLGLLDIETIFTTDKRLVEVTGTHLPTGKPVHGYEMHMGRTGGPDCDRPLLDLGSHRDGACSEDGLAEGCYLHGLFADDAFRTAWLRQLQPERAAGTNYQGQVDRLLDGLAEHMQKHLDIEGLLATAR
- a CDS encoding YceI family protein; translation: MTRIFALLGLLLLFPQAGLSADWAVDPAKSRLGFSSIQTGQPFEGVFKNWSAKISLDPDDLSAASIRVEIDMASVDTSDMQRDSVLPEVEWFDVAHFPKAVFESKNVRLIEGNKYEAEGTLTIRGIGKKVLLPFTLEIDGAVAQAAGGLTLVRTDFGVGQNMWASGQWIGLEVKVTFEIRASTGE
- a CDS encoding formate dehydrogenase subunit gamma; its protein translation is MQKIWDPQRAGQIIEDYAEVKGGLIEALHALQAEFGYIDEAVYASLARGFNISRAEVYGVVSFYHDFHNHPTGKRVLKICQAEACQARGSRQLTKEIRELLGIDFGETTRDGEVTLEPVYCLGNCAVSPNAMLDNRVYGRVTSERLKTLLKETQL
- a CDS encoding AMP-binding protein; this encodes MSANLYDIMQDHFRDKLDRPAIVTPEGGLWTYGDLDNLSARFAGLLRRYGVTPGARVVVQVDKSVGAVALYLGALRAGAIFIPLNTAYTEDEVDYFLRDARPQIFVCRPEGEEQGERLAAGAGVPFLKLMDTSPDECFWAEALESDPDPEVEDYEADDLAAILYTSGTTGKPKGAMLSHGNLSSNALTLLKYWAFEDGDVLLHALPVFHVHGLFVALNTAFLNASKVIFLEKYDVALIRKYLPDSTVMMGVPTFYTRLLAQEDFGKEDCVNMRLFISGSAPMTAQVHREFEARTGMRILERYGMTEAGMITSNPYHGERIAGTVGFALPGVEVRIADPDGNILAAGETGVVEARGPNIFEGYWQMPEKTAEEFRDDGFFITGDVGSLDEEGRLTLEGRAKDLIISGGLNIYPKEIEACLDAIDGVKETAVIAIPDADFGEAVAAVVVPERQGSINEEKLRAVVGEKLARFKHPKIYHFVDELPRNTMGKVQKNLLRQFYAPDDQA
- a CDS encoding S-(hydroxymethyl)glutathione dehydrogenase/class III alcohol dehydrogenase, giving the protein METRAAVAFKAGEPLSIETVQLDGPRKGEVLVELKATGICHTDAFTLSGDDPEGAFPAILGHEGAGVVVEVGEGVTSLEVGDHVIPLYTPECRECDYCLHPKTNLCQSIRETQGKGVMPDGTSRFSLNGEPILHYMGCSTFSNYTVLPEIALAKIRKDAPFDKVCYIGCGVTTGVGAVVYDAKVEPGSNVVVFGLGGIGLNVIQGARMVGANKIVGIDLNEGKVEMAKKFGMTDFINPSKCDNVIEAILDLTNGGADYSFECIGNVNTMRQALECCHKGWGESVIIGVAGAGQEISTRPFQLVTGRVWRGSAFGGARGRTDVPKIVDWYMNGKINIDDLITHTMPLEDINKAFDLMHHGESIRSVVLY
- a CDS encoding cytochrome b is translated as MPKMRERYSTVAILLHWLIAVMIIGMVVMGIYMTGLPDARMSEKFELYQLHKSFGITVLLLSLIRLGWRLTHRAPPLPAEMPGWEQWAARLTHVAFYLLMIGIPLSGWAMVSASPWNLPTVLFGTIDWPHLPYFSTVADKPATEGMLKDLHEALAFGTVALLLLHVAAALKHHFIEGDDVLARMLPLIGKREKE
- a CDS encoding LysR family transcriptional regulator, with translation MDYRWTGIIEFVNVVEKGSFSAAAKALDVSKSHVSKQVRALEKSLGVQLLHRTTRKQTLTNQGVDFFMRCQKILQNLEEARNVLGEELTTPRGQIRLTAAGAFGEEFLAPVLADFLTLYPEVTMEVSFTNRLVDIQEEHFDLAIRTGLPDREHFSADKLYSYRLVTAASRSYLDRHGVPQLPDELENHNCLVGTLPYWRFRSGEDIREVVVRGNWKSNNGRALIKAAEAGLGILQVPEFYLDYATTDTLVPLLEDYSLDNVTMWAMYPSQQYVPRRVSLLMEFLKQSLRDSPKTA
- the fghA gene encoding S-formylglutathione hydrolase, producing the protein MSDLIVGEHRCFDGRLLYCEHQSAVTNCRMRFSLYLPPAAAQGPVPLVTWLSGLTCTEENFTAKAGAYKKASELGLAILAPDTSPRGEGVADDEGYDMGQGAGFYVDSTEAPWKPHFQMYSYITRELRELVLQEFPVDSHKLGIFGHSMGGHGALTIYLKNQDIYKSVSAFAPIVSPMNCPWGHKALGGYIGEDREGWRQYDSCELIQALGEGLHRSKILVDQGLADAFLEEQLKPELFEKACAKVGQKLTLRRHEGYDHGYFFIQTFMDDHLAHHAALLG